The Bacillota bacterium nucleotide sequence AAACGAGAGCGGCCTGGTACAGCACGTCAATCAGGTGATGGGCCTCCTCTTGCGTCAGTGCCAAGGCGGCATGCCGCAAGCACTCTTGCCACAATAGATCCGCGCTCCTCGCAAGGCGGGTCAGGCGAATGTAGCCGCCGCCCCCACGGCGCGACTCCACCCAGTAGCCACGCTGCGGTACAAACCTAGTTTGTAGCACGTAGCTAATTTGCGAGGGTGCGCAAGAGAAAGCCTCGGCCAGCTCACCGCGCCTAAAGACGATAGAGGCACCACGTGTTTCGTCAAGCTTACTGACTAGGTAGGCTTCGATGTCATCCGCAAGATTGTTCATGCCTAGGCCCCCTTCGGCAAAGGACCAAAACTCTGTCCTTCACTGACCTTAATTCTAATATACCCCCAAGACATACTCAAACATAACTAAGCTGCAAATCTGCCAAAATTTGCTCTCTTAGTCACGCAAGCTTCGCCTTGCTCGCCACTGCGCGTTTTTTGAGCAAAAACC carries:
- a CDS encoding CtsR family transcriptional regulator; this encodes MNNLADDIEAYLVSKLDETRGASIVFRRGELAEAFSCAPSQISYVLQTRFVPQRGYWVESRRGGGGYIRLTRLARSADLLWQECLRHAALALTQEEAHHLIDVLYQAALVSEREARLMSIAVDRAILRLELPWRDQVRAELVRSMLAILMIEKEA